In the genome of bacterium, one region contains:
- a CDS encoding BPL-N domain-containing protein, which yields MIVQFMHPNYCRAFSIVTVNVLIHNGIHASANSVNGTVACLSTANYHNLVPGVWFTWGFNGTINASTLSGYDVLVMPGGDGFGSGYRLDPNINSNDIKNWIATGKGYYGTCAGAYGGTSTVYDYAPNTTSVRYYAWGLAPHVNAIATASDSTALTVSMTSAGQYTLNNSGTLTLRYINGPAMKENTPGGTVFAIYADNITGYPGHIAIVGDTYGSGRTILCGPHPELSPQKPELVARLTAWAGKAIDTQIPVELFDFDAIDEPANN from the coding sequence ATGATTGTACAGTTCATGCATCCCAATTATTGTCGAGCTTTTTCAATAGTAACCGTAAACGTTTTAATTCATAATGGGATACATGCATCAGCGAACAGTGTTAATGGTACTGTAGCCTGTTTATCCACAGCTAATTATCATAACCTAGTTCCCGGGGTATGGTTTACGTGGGGTTTCAATGGAACCATTAATGCTTCAACGTTATCCGGTTATGATGTTCTCGTTATGCCCGGTGGTGATGGTTTTGGTAGCGGGTATCGGTTGGATCCCAATATTAATTCTAACGATATAAAGAACTGGATTGCAACCGGAAAAGGATATTACGGAACCTGTGCTGGAGCGTATGGCGGTACCTCAACTGTTTATGATTATGCACCCAATACTACTTCAGTGAGATATTATGCTTGGGGACTAGCACCACATGTAAACGCTATCGCTACCGCTTCGGATTCAACGGCGTTAACGGTAAGTATGACTTCTGCTGGACAATATACGTTAAATAATTCAGGAACCTTAACGCTTCGTTATATAAACGGTCCGGCAATGAAAGAGAATACACCGGGCGGAACCGTATTTGCTATCTATGCTGATAATATAACTGGATATCCAGGACATATTGCGATTGTCGGAGACACCTATGGTTCTGGAAGAACTATTCTTTGCGGACCGCATCCGGAGTTATCTCCGCAGAAACCTGAGTTAGTAGCGAGACTAACCGCTTGGGCTGGAAAAGCAATTGATACACAAATTCCCGTTGAATTATTTGATTTTGATGCCATAGATGAACCTGCAAATAACTAA
- a CDS encoding neutral/alkaline non-lysosomal ceramidase N-terminal domain-containing protein has protein sequence MSCKIGTFQVDITPTGTVDLAGFIARQQPMVGVHDPLFATAFVIEQEKNQFVYIVCDLLNLSSLGVAYIRKLIQEKTGIPPENIMISCTHTHSGPIATFIPPNSDQGVPITRRRKNLGTVNPQYIEELTQKLPELVVSAIAPENMIEIGHIEYNHGTIEGLNLDRRAEQGIKGIHGPLVTKNPEHDDSLQVVIFKSIHNKIQAVLVNFACHAVVRDFTNREVTADFPGVVVKTLKEKLWDMQLAEPGLQVYYINGACGNLNPVIMGGTWDEMEQFGRTIADAALNLIIDQHKMANIAAQFISVHAKSKIIGLPLRPLAKEEVQAQLEQFKREKERITDINSTEYKIKEAFIQWGEDTLRLIESGKAPTQTPMEVYVLAFDGVRIIGLSGEIFARIGKNIKSRLPGYTLIAGYTNGSSGYIPTAEALAEGGYETRDAYKFFATFPFSPEVAQVVENAAVSLALQK, from the coding sequence ATGTCTTGTAAAATTGGTACATTCCAAGTTGATATAACTCCAACAGGAACGGTTGATTTAGCTGGGTTTATCGCTCGGCAACAACCGATGGTCGGAGTTCATGACCCTTTATTTGCAACGGCGTTCGTTATTGAACAAGAGAAAAATCAATTTGTATATATTGTATGTGATTTATTGAATTTATCCAGTTTGGGAGTAGCATATATTCGCAAATTGATTCAAGAGAAAACCGGTATACCGCCTGAAAATATTATGATTTCTTGTACGCATACCCATTCCGGACCAATAGCTACGTTTATTCCGCCGAATTCTGACCAGGGAGTTCCTATCACTCGGCGTCGAAAGAATCTAGGAACGGTAAATCCACAATATATCGAAGAGTTAACCCAAAAATTACCGGAATTAGTTGTTTCTGCTATCGCGCCAGAGAATATGATAGAAATTGGTCATATTGAATATAATCATGGAACAATTGAAGGATTAAATTTAGACCGTCGCGCAGAACAAGGAATAAAAGGTATCCATGGTCCGTTAGTCACCAAGAATCCAGAGCATGACGACTCATTGCAAGTGGTAATTTTCAAAAGTATCCATAACAAAATTCAAGCGGTATTAGTTAATTTCGCTTGTCATGCGGTTGTTCGCGATTTTACCAACCGAGAGGTTACCGCTGACTTTCCGGGAGTAGTGGTTAAAACACTGAAAGAGAAACTCTGGGATATGCAACTTGCAGAACCAGGATTACAAGTCTACTATATCAACGGTGCGTGTGGTAACTTAAATCCGGTAATTATGGGCGGAACGTGGGATGAAATGGAGCAATTTGGCCGAACTATAGCAGATGCGGCATTAAATCTAATTATAGACCAACATAAGATGGCGAATATCGCAGCTCAGTTTATTTCGGTACATGCAAAATCGAAAATTATCGGATTACCGTTGCGACCTTTAGCGAAAGAAGAAGTTCAAGCTCAATTAGAACAATTTAAACGTGAAAAAGAACGAATTACTGATATCAATTCAACAGAATATAAAATTAAAGAAGCGTTTATTCAATGGGGTGAAGACACTCTACGTTTAATTGAATCCGGTAAAGCACCAACTCAAACGCCTATGGAAGTATACGTTCTAGCGTTCGATGGAGTACGTATCATCGGGTTAAGTGGAGAAATATTTGCCCGAATTGGCAAAAATATCAAATCGCGTTTGCCAGGATATACGCTGATCGCTGGGTATACTAACGGTAGTTCGGGATATATTCCTACTGCGGAAGCGCTCGCTGAAGGAGGATACGAAACGAGAGATGCATATAAATTTTTCGCGACGTTCCCATTTAGTCCTGAAGTAGCTCAGGTGGTTGAAAATGCTGCGGTTAGTTTAGCATTGCAAAAATAA
- a CDS encoding beta-galactosidase, with protein MCYPTELTSIPHINKFISGENMVYTVSSGINSVFIADIEFDNISNEIAIPFQFAVFDSKTQRQVYHYRYSVGLRSQQKKISLRWNPLSFPKRIQPDHEQYYVTLQVQYEQNILLDTTFSLVIKGVSAILQEIEKKNQPVSKEYLHKLLTDDVIYSAMHGCANVTGWTSSKWDLYDRKLAGCEVVDVRQWWYLLEPEPEKFDWELLDNHVQWAEELGIPIIISIVWSEGMKPLWITGNDYMAQPNISITHPHNLLSYAPGFSIPSYASDSFRLAVLNLTRKVVERYRSRDIILGWNISFCNNDNLYTEVPVWDVDAWVHGDTSKPLYLLDYSSHARNAFQQYLKQRYPLTEINRRYGNYYNNYPEIDLPQPQWTHRLDRRPIWFDFQLFKVDLISKLREQQFQVIRALDSTRWIYGFGLRPGILDTYLIPFKKYHAIFNASIYGPFTNEVYGHICRKNGVRCLTEDYWIPPAVTREVFDAEMLQNFRSGVIGHIGLRPVSTQGIYTGDFARWRPVFHELARAKPISKSIGILGSFATQLAREKTFYTSYYFRGNELINNGVNFIDTINDSGFSFEWFSDYSDLTELPYKLIIDLDSEILPESTMNRLVHYVQAGGHLLVFADSGRYTPTSESDASLLKKLGFMYPLKEQGTTQRIQTVQKGWERIIGLPIHFPIELPKKISKQYTVYAYRQDGTPGIIGWRLGKGSVYFISGVVDWKSNDQNGYCSWLLDIIAHYAGCHRDVKLHGGTNIRSVLLQKDSVYYLICYNETTQNQHVTVQVNLPPANNYMVTDCYNDTVIYPHITGKELTQTGISVVLESKRAMVWRIAAKSTGTKRINYYD; from the coding sequence ATGTGCTATCCCACAGAACTAACTTCAATTCCGCATATCAATAAATTTATTTCTGGCGAAAATATGGTTTATACGGTGTCATCCGGGATTAATTCAGTGTTTATCGCGGATATTGAATTTGATAATATTAGCAATGAAATAGCGATACCATTTCAGTTTGCAGTATTCGATAGTAAAACGCAACGTCAGGTATATCACTATCGTTATTCCGTAGGGTTACGATCGCAACAAAAAAAGATTTCGTTACGATGGAATCCACTTTCTTTCCCGAAACGAATCCAGCCAGACCATGAACAGTACTACGTCACGCTGCAAGTTCAATATGAGCAGAATATCCTTCTCGATACAACATTTTCGTTAGTAATTAAAGGGGTATCAGCAATACTTCAAGAAATCGAAAAAAAGAATCAACCGGTTTCAAAAGAATATTTACATAAACTTTTAACCGATGACGTTATATATAGTGCAATGCACGGTTGCGCTAATGTTACCGGTTGGACAAGTTCCAAATGGGATTTATATGACCGTAAATTAGCTGGCTGTGAAGTGGTTGATGTTCGGCAATGGTGGTATCTTTTAGAACCAGAACCGGAGAAATTCGACTGGGAATTATTAGATAATCACGTTCAGTGGGCTGAAGAACTCGGGATTCCAATTATTATAAGCATAGTCTGGTCGGAAGGAATGAAACCGTTATGGATCACAGGGAATGATTATATGGCGCAACCGAATATTTCAATAACCCATCCCCACAACTTACTTAGTTACGCACCGGGGTTTTCAATCCCCTCGTATGCGAGTGATTCGTTTCGTCTAGCGGTATTAAACCTGACACGGAAAGTAGTCGAACGATATCGCTCCCGTGATATTATTCTTGGGTGGAATATATCATTTTGTAATAATGACAATTTATATACTGAGGTTCCGGTTTGGGATGTAGACGCTTGGGTTCACGGTGACACCAGCAAACCGTTATATCTTCTTGATTATTCATCACATGCTCGGAATGCGTTCCAACAGTATCTCAAACAGCGATATCCATTGACGGAAATCAATAGGAGATACGGAAATTATTATAATAATTACCCTGAAATAGACTTACCTCAACCGCAATGGACACACCGACTTGACCGACGTCCAATATGGTTCGATTTTCAGTTGTTTAAAGTTGATTTAATATCAAAGTTACGGGAACAACAGTTTCAGGTTATCCGCGCTTTAGATAGCACACGATGGATTTATGGGTTTGGATTACGACCGGGAATTTTGGATACCTATCTTATCCCGTTTAAAAAATATCATGCAATATTCAATGCTTCCATCTACGGGCCGTTTACAAACGAAGTGTATGGTCATATCTGTCGGAAAAATGGAGTGCGATGTTTAACCGAAGATTATTGGATACCGCCGGCGGTAACCCGAGAAGTATTCGATGCTGAAATGTTACAAAATTTCCGTTCCGGAGTAATCGGGCATATCGGATTACGACCGGTGAGTACGCAAGGAATTTATACTGGCGATTTCGCTCGATGGCGACCGGTATTTCACGAACTCGCCCGAGCTAAACCTATTTCGAAATCTATCGGTATTCTCGGTTCATTTGCCACGCAATTAGCTCGGGAGAAAACATTCTATACTAGCTATTACTTTCGTGGGAATGAATTGATTAATAACGGAGTCAATTTTATTGATACAATAAACGATTCCGGATTTAGCTTTGAATGGTTTTCCGATTACTCGGATTTAACGGAACTCCCCTATAAATTAATTATTGACCTTGATTCGGAAATTTTACCGGAATCGACTATGAATCGTCTAGTTCATTATGTTCAAGCGGGAGGACATTTATTAGTATTTGCTGATTCTGGCAGATATACTCCTACGTCTGAGTCAGATGCAAGTCTGTTAAAAAAATTAGGATTTATGTATCCGCTGAAAGAACAGGGAACGACACAACGCATACAGACCGTTCAAAAAGGTTGGGAACGAATTATTGGTCTACCAATACATTTTCCGATTGAACTGCCGAAAAAAATATCGAAGCAATATACAGTTTATGCTTACCGTCAAGATGGTACCCCTGGAATTATCGGATGGCGTTTGGGAAAAGGTAGCGTGTATTTTATTTCCGGCGTGGTCGATTGGAAAAGTAATGATCAAAATGGGTATTGTTCGTGGTTGTTAGACATAATAGCGCATTATGCGGGATGCCATAGAGATGTAAAACTACATGGAGGAACGAATATACGTTCCGTCTTGTTACAGAAAGATTCGGTTTATTATTTGATTTGTTATAACGAAACGACACAGAATCAACACGTTACCGTTCAGGTAAATTTGCCACCAGCTAATAATTATATGGTAACGGATTGCTATAATGATACGGTCATTTATCCACATATTACTGGAAAGGAATTAACCCAAACTGGTATCTCCGTTGTTCTAGAGTCGAAACGAGCTATGGTTTGGCGGATAGCCGCAAAAAGTACGGGAACGAAACGTATAAATTATTATGACTAG
- a CDS encoding endonuclease/exonuclease/phosphatase family protein: MTYNIGRGNVNLDTIAEVIAQENPDIVGINEIFGGGGIYGDQVTSLRNKIQTRLGGTWYSAFGKNTYFFLEGDYGNAVISRYAITSSYNRLLTREPSSNEQRGCLRTKIKVAGSDFWFYVTHLANGATNSTERKISAEEILTFMGEHTGVKVLAGDFNESYTWPAVTRIKQYMRDAWKVYTGSDSGGYTLSNPNPNARFDYIFIPQPVTFTVTTCYVPNYGSATSASDHRPVVVSFVLKNEPIRLWEPFGNDFYYTTATSDKYSGNKSIFLYSTSTTSNNGIKSQRFAVSSLATYVCSVRAKWANVSTGQVQVQVRSYDDKLDAPTYYGALTILTTGSSNNNWVLLHGEYQVPAGAKTMEVQLSLVNANNGAYSMFDDISCGLKIGYGT; this comes from the coding sequence ATGACATACAATATAGGAAGAGGGAATGTAAATTTAGATACTATTGCGGAAGTTATTGCGCAAGAGAATCCCGATATTGTTGGCATTAACGAGATTTTCGGCGGCGGAGGGATTTACGGTGACCAGGTTACTTCTTTACGGAATAAAATACAAACGCGTTTAGGAGGAACCTGGTACTCCGCATTTGGTAAAAATACATACTTTTTTTTAGAAGGGGATTATGGTAATGCCGTGATATCTCGTTATGCAATTACTTCAAGTTATAATCGGTTACTCACTCGTGAACCGTCATCGAACGAACAGCGGGGTTGTCTGCGAACAAAAATAAAAGTTGCTGGTTCCGATTTCTGGTTTTACGTTACCCATTTGGCAAATGGTGCAACAAATTCTACTGAACGGAAAATAAGCGCTGAAGAAATTCTAACGTTTATGGGAGAACATACGGGAGTAAAAGTGCTCGCTGGCGATTTTAATGAATCATATACTTGGCCAGCAGTGACCAGAATTAAACAATATATGCGCGATGCGTGGAAGGTATATACCGGGAGTGATAGTGGTGGATATACTTTATCCAATCCAAATCCGAATGCGCGGTTTGATTATATATTCATTCCACAACCGGTTACTTTCACTGTGACCACCTGCTATGTTCCCAATTATGGGTCGGCAACATCTGCGTCAGACCATCGACCTGTTGTAGTTTCTTTTGTATTGAAAAACGAACCTATTCGGTTGTGGGAACCATTCGGTAACGATTTTTATTATACTACCGCTACTTCCGATAAATATAGTGGCAATAAATCAATTTTTTTGTATAGCACGAGTACAACCAGTAATAACGGTATTAAAAGTCAACGATTTGCGGTGAGCTCGTTAGCCACGTATGTTTGTTCGGTTCGAGCAAAATGGGCAAATGTCTCTACCGGTCAGGTTCAGGTTCAAGTTCGTAGTTATGATGATAAACTTGATGCACCTACTTATTATGGTGCGTTAACAATACTAACTACGGGCAGTTCAAACAACAATTGGGTGTTGTTACACGGTGAATACCAGGTGCCAGCCGGTGCAAAAACAATGGAAGTTCAATTGAGTCTAGTCAATGCAAATAATGGAGCGTATAGTATGTTTGACGATATTTCGTGCGGGTTAAAAATCGGGTATGGAACATAA
- a CDS encoding beta-N-acetylhexosaminidase, whose product MSLQIYSKQKKNRNGQINLIPVPREINLLQGKYIFDTRSIIWIENNDSEHRFIAEVLNAELQQCFGITLNIALSSDPQIKGARYIYISNLAETGKKHNPLFIEQGYILKIYQDAIYILAPSLRGQFYGVQTLRQLIRTSPGKFVPQLEITDYPALAWRGVSDDISRGQVSTLDDFKRIIEELAFYKMNLYMPYIEDMFRFNTDPDIGRTRGAITKHEMAELVAHAKKYHITLCPVFECLGHQRRILSLIQNRKYAELPEPEKTPWSFSPVSPAAFNFVTKLIDEIVLATPGVDFFHIGCDESYDVGLGTSKQAVNKIGIGRVHAEYFSRLHDYLRDRHHRRTILYGDMLLKHPEAIPYLPKDCIIMDWQYEPADTYPSVKKFINAGFTDILVSPSVRSDICFYPDNYLGFINIRKLTAVAKKEKLLGSVVSAWGDHGAENLRENNYLGYAYHASASWEPKPAENQTEFIQRFVKLYYNIENPQRLALAEELLGFLPGYPVKSLFGIFHSQFNLREQEINLVKMMQRLRKRIIPVLPIISQQRSKVRLHREHLESIEHSAKRYLYLAERIILQDKISKKFKRITSGTLPLAEQRTIATALISLRNQLVEIYSEYCRLWLRNNKYPELEVNLNRLQLQISQLQDYITKSIAGELQAPKPMEAVWMWYPQGEPTSITEMGTYYFVRPITILKKDEIKSAELIVWADDYGKVFLNGQELFTVTFRDIPKQISVQELLKPDLNILAIEAVNALPTYAGLVLELRIEYSNGRKEMITGDKHWRVTDRRISGWYNHVPSAREKHWVPVKLLGKGFISPWKTKIDWY is encoded by the coding sequence ATGTCATTACAAATCTATAGTAAGCAAAAGAAAAATAGAAACGGCCAAATTAATCTTATTCCTGTGCCTCGGGAAATAAATCTTCTGCAAGGGAAGTATATTTTTGATACCCGCAGTATTATCTGGATTGAAAATAATGATTCAGAACATCGGTTCATTGCAGAAGTGTTGAATGCTGAACTTCAGCAATGTTTTGGGATAACCCTGAACATTGCTCTATCATCTGACCCGCAGATTAAAGGAGCACGGTATATCTATATCAGCAACCTTGCTGAGACCGGGAAAAAGCATAACCCGTTGTTTATTGAACAAGGATATATTTTAAAAATATACCAGGATGCAATATATATTCTTGCGCCATCTCTTCGTGGTCAATTCTATGGAGTTCAGACGTTACGTCAACTTATTCGGACATCACCGGGTAAATTTGTTCCCCAACTTGAAATCACCGATTATCCGGCATTAGCATGGCGCGGGGTATCCGATGATATTAGTCGAGGGCAAGTATCAACCTTAGATGATTTTAAACGAATTATTGAGGAATTGGCGTTCTATAAAATGAATCTCTATATGCCCTATATTGAAGACATGTTTCGGTTCAATACCGACCCTGATATCGGGAGAACTCGAGGAGCAATAACGAAACATGAAATGGCAGAACTGGTTGCGCATGCTAAGAAATATCATATAACACTATGTCCGGTATTCGAATGTCTGGGACATCAGCGCCGGATATTGAGTTTAATACAGAATCGGAAATATGCAGAATTACCTGAACCGGAAAAAACACCGTGGTCATTTTCACCGGTTTCACCTGCAGCGTTCAATTTCGTAACTAAATTGATTGATGAAATAGTTTTGGCAACACCGGGGGTTGATTTTTTCCATATCGGTTGTGATGAATCGTATGACGTCGGATTAGGAACCAGTAAACAAGCGGTTAACAAAATTGGTATCGGTCGAGTACATGCTGAATATTTCTCCCGATTACATGATTATCTACGCGATCGACACCACCGGCGAACTATTTTATATGGTGATATGCTTCTCAAACATCCGGAAGCGATACCCTATCTGCCGAAAGATTGTATTATTATGGATTGGCAATATGAACCGGCAGATACATATCCGAGCGTTAAAAAATTCATCAATGCAGGTTTTACTGATATTCTAGTTAGTCCATCAGTTCGCAGTGATATCTGTTTTTATCCTGACAATTACTTAGGATTTATTAATATACGGAAGTTAACTGCAGTAGCGAAAAAAGAAAAATTGTTGGGGTCTGTTGTTTCCGCTTGGGGTGACCACGGAGCAGAAAATCTGCGTGAAAATAATTATCTCGGATATGCATACCATGCGTCAGCCAGCTGGGAGCCCAAACCGGCAGAAAATCAAACGGAGTTCATTCAACGGTTTGTTAAACTTTATTATAACATTGAAAATCCACAGCGGTTGGCTCTAGCAGAGGAGTTATTAGGATTTCTGCCAGGATATCCGGTTAAATCATTATTCGGAATATTCCATTCCCAGTTTAACTTACGGGAACAAGAGATTAATCTTGTTAAAATGATGCAACGGTTACGAAAACGCATTATCCCAGTATTACCAATTATTTCGCAACAGCGGTCTAAAGTTCGATTACATAGAGAACATTTGGAAAGTATTGAACATAGTGCGAAACGATACCTCTATTTAGCTGAAAGAATTATTTTGCAGGATAAAATATCCAAAAAATTCAAACGTATCACTTCAGGTACGTTACCTTTAGCTGAACAACGAACCATCGCTACTGCATTAATATCTCTACGGAATCAGCTAGTTGAAATTTATAGTGAGTATTGCCGACTATGGCTACGAAATAATAAGTACCCTGAACTTGAGGTCAATCTAAACCGATTACAGTTGCAAATTTCGCAGTTGCAAGATTATATTACAAAATCTATTGCCGGTGAATTACAAGCTCCTAAACCTATGGAAGCGGTCTGGATGTGGTATCCACAGGGTGAACCAACGTCCATTACTGAAATGGGGACATATTATTTTGTCCGACCAATTACTATTCTAAAAAAAGACGAAATTAAATCAGCTGAATTAATTGTCTGGGCAGATGATTATGGTAAAGTATTTCTTAACGGACAAGAGTTATTTACGGTTACCTTTCGCGATATTCCGAAACAAATCAGCGTTCAAGAATTGCTTAAACCCGACCTGAATATTCTGGCAATAGAAGCGGTTAACGCATTACCGACTTATGCTGGCTTAGTACTCGAACTGCGCATTGAATATAGTAACGGGAGAAAAGAAATGATTACCGGTGACAAACACTGGCGAGTTACTGACCGACGTATTTCCGGCTGGTATAATCATGTACCATCAGCGAGAGAAAAACATTGGGTGCCTGTAAAACTGCTCGGTAAAGGTTTTATTTCTCCTTGGAAAACCAAAATTGACTGGTATTAA
- a CDS encoding family 10 glycosylhydrolase — MDYPLLAESMSYTRHGNNKTTSNQSTASKNESLAQHRTRTRAIWVWETTVAHEGVENVVNRLAQYKFNKIIVLVKGNSGEVAFKTSSSHTTVGKQDILQELTSACHKKDIEIHAWFMFHGDKRWVDNHPGEAIYKAGDTANWAAGPVPAKNEKVCPLAPGYRNYFKSLISDLLDNYAVDGIHLDGIRYTHIMYCFCPRHQQKAKELGINLDHIRKIVYKSIAEKNIQRGTFVEAYTNGDPDIVKWVKFRQDEITSMTQEIKEIIHKKKPNVNLSAALMPEGGEADDAFALCYYGQNYWQLGTYLDFICPMSYEGSFGKKSDWVIDIAKRTALRTGKPVYPGIQGFTAEGTNKPFTATDFATTLQAIYQHNLNGFTIFRYGSMTDEMWIALDKFNTTVDKQ; from the coding sequence ATGGATTATCCGTTATTAGCAGAATCCATGTCCTATACTCGACACGGAAACAACAAAACTACGAGCAACCAATCAACCGCGAGCAAAAATGAATCGTTGGCACAACATCGAACTCGAACCAGAGCTATCTGGGTCTGGGAAACTACCGTAGCGCATGAAGGGGTAGAAAATGTCGTCAATCGTTTAGCTCAATATAAGTTTAATAAGATTATTGTATTGGTGAAAGGGAACAGCGGCGAGGTTGCATTTAAAACTTCGTCATCGCATACTACTGTTGGAAAACAAGATATTCTCCAGGAGTTAACTTCAGCTTGTCATAAAAAGGATATAGAAATTCATGCTTGGTTCATGTTTCATGGAGATAAACGGTGGGTTGATAATCATCCAGGAGAAGCTATCTATAAAGCGGGAGATACAGCGAATTGGGCTGCAGGTCCGGTCCCAGCTAAAAATGAAAAAGTATGTCCACTTGCTCCAGGTTACCGGAACTATTTTAAAAGTTTAATTAGTGACCTGCTGGATAACTACGCAGTGGATGGGATTCATCTTGATGGTATTCGGTATACGCATATTATGTATTGTTTTTGTCCACGACATCAGCAGAAAGCAAAAGAGTTGGGTATCAATCTTGACCATATCCGGAAGATAGTATATAAATCCATTGCAGAGAAAAATATCCAGCGCGGAACGTTTGTAGAAGCATATACAAACGGTGACCCGGATATAGTTAAATGGGTTAAATTCCGGCAGGATGAGATTACCTCAATGACACAAGAAATCAAGGAAATCATTCATAAAAAGAAACCAAACGTGAATTTATCAGCAGCGCTTATGCCTGAAGGCGGAGAAGCAGATGATGCTTTTGCCCTATGTTATTACGGACAGAATTATTGGCAGCTCGGTACCTATTTAGATTTCATCTGTCCGATGTCATATGAAGGTAGTTTCGGAAAAAAATCAGATTGGGTCATAGATATCGCTAAACGGACCGCATTGAGAACTGGAAAGCCAGTATATCCTGGGATTCAAGGGTTCACTGCTGAAGGAACAAATAAACCATTTACCGCAACGGATTTCGCAACAACCTTGCAAGCAATCTATCAACATAACCTCAATGGATTTACGATATTCCGATATGGGTCGATGACTGATGAAATGTGGATTGCTTTAGATAAATTTAATACTACTGTGGATAAACAATAA
- a CDS encoding family 10 glycosylhydrolase codes for MTQFTLHKKCSIFILVGFIGIYLAVSQGQSKTQKIEPNHTKQSSSLVNETGLVRSVWLWGSTVREEGADNIAEKLQRYKFTKVILLVKGGSGQVNFKSKIAPQTDREQDILQEMIDACHKRGIEVHAWFVFHRDSNWAEKHHDQVAYHVGDTTAWEKGPYAMTDGKICPLATEYREYNKRLIKEVLDNYQVDGIHLDYIRYPHIVYCFCPRHQEMAKKLGINLASIRNVIYQTLYERDSTKQARGNLYVEVYKYSNDVAKWVDQRQNEITSLVQAIRDIINTKKPQVKLSAALMPEGGELDDAFALCYYAQNYRHLGKYLDFICPMTYHGSFGKSPEWVVDIATNAERKTGKPVYAGVQAFSEDKPFSIEQFEAVINKIQASNLKGFTIFRYGSMTDEMWKVLE; via the coding sequence ATGACTCAATTTACTTTACACAAGAAATGCTCAATATTTATTCTGGTTGGATTTATTGGCATCTACTTGGCTGTGAGTCAAGGTCAATCTAAAACACAAAAAATAGAGCCGAACCATACTAAACAGTCTAGTTCGTTAGTAAACGAAACCGGTCTAGTTCGTTCGGTATGGTTATGGGGTTCAACGGTGAGAGAGGAAGGAGCGGACAATATTGCGGAGAAACTTCAACGTTATAAATTTACAAAAGTTATCTTACTAGTTAAGGGGGGGAGCGGTCAGGTAAATTTTAAAAGTAAAATTGCACCGCAGACTGATCGCGAACAAGATATCTTACAGGAAATGATTGATGCCTGTCATAAACGAGGGATTGAAGTTCATGCCTGGTTTGTATTTCATAGAGACAGTAACTGGGCTGAAAAACATCACGACCAAGTTGCATACCATGTTGGCGACACAACTGCATGGGAAAAAGGTCCATATGCTATGACTGATGGTAAAATCTGTCCGTTAGCTACTGAATACCGAGAATATAACAAACGGTTAATTAAAGAAGTGCTCGATAATTATCAAGTTGATGGTATTCATTTAGATTACATTCGGTATCCCCATATCGTATATTGCTTCTGTCCACGACACCAAGAAATGGCTAAAAAACTTGGTATTAACTTAGCTTCTATTCGTAATGTAATTTATCAAACATTGTATGAACGGGACTCAACTAAACAGGCTCGGGGCAATTTATATGTAGAAGTATACAAATATAGTAATGATGTTGCGAAGTGGGTTGACCAACGGCAGAACGAAATAACCTCATTGGTACAAGCGATACGCGATATTATTAATACCAAGAAACCCCAAGTGAAATTATCTGCGGCATTAATGCCCGAAGGGGGCGAACTAGATGATGCGTTTGCTTTATGCTATTATGCACAAAATTATCGGCATTTAGGTAAATATTTGGATTTTATCTGCCCTATGACATATCATGGAAGTTTTGGGAAGAGTCCCGAATGGGTTGTTGACATTGCGACGAATGCCGAACGTAAAACTGGAAAACCCGTCTACGCTGGGGTGCAAGCTTTTTCGGAAGATAAACCGTTCTCGATAGAACAATTTGAAGCGGTGATAAACAAGATACAAGCGAGCAATCTTAAAGGATTTACCATATTCCGGTACGGTTCGATGACAGACGAAATGTGGAAGGTATTAGAATAA